From one Ignavibacteria bacterium genomic stretch:
- a CDS encoding outer membrane lipoprotein-sorting protein — protein MQNTRNATEIVRTMDEKLKGKTSQAEITVQIIRPSWQRDLSMRVWTKGSDYSMVYITAPVREKGNVFLKRNKEVWNRVPAIEKTIKLPPSMMSQAWMGTDFTNDDLVKHSSVVTDYTHTLESEADVDGSKCYKIVMIPKPNASVVWGKIISYIDKKEYVQRRVEYYDEDNELINVLRGTNLKQFGGKVLASRIEMTPQGKPGHKTVMIYASLQYDKPIDDKFFSTSNMEKVK, from the coding sequence ATGCAGAATACGCGCAATGCAACAGAGATCGTGCGTACGATGGACGAAAAACTAAAAGGGAAAACCTCGCAGGCAGAGATTACGGTGCAAATAATCCGTCCGTCATGGCAGCGCGATCTGTCGATGCGGGTGTGGACCAAGGGGTCCGACTACTCAATGGTGTACATCACTGCTCCGGTTCGGGAGAAGGGTAATGTGTTCCTGAAACGGAATAAAGAGGTTTGGAACAGGGTTCCGGCAATTGAGAAAACAATCAAACTTCCACCGTCAATGATGTCACAGGCCTGGATGGGGACCGATTTCACCAACGATGATCTGGTAAAACATAGTTCAGTAGTGACAGATTATACGCATACTCTGGAGTCGGAAGCAGATGTGGACGGCAGCAAGTGCTACAAAATCGTCATGATTCCCAAACCAAATGCCTCGGTCGTATGGGGTAAGATTATCTCGTACATTGATAAAAAAGAATATGTCCAGCGACGAGTTGAATACTACGATGAAGATAATGAACTGATCAACGTTCTGCGTGGGACCAACCTGAAGCAGTTTGGGGGTAAGGTGCTGGCTTCCCGGATCGAGATGACGCCGCAGGGGAAGCCCGGACATAAAACAGTGATGATTTATGCCTCACTGCAGTACGATAAGCCGATTGACGACAAGTTTTTCTCAACCTCCAACATGGAAAAAGTAAAATAG
- a CDS encoding TetR/AcrR family transcriptional regulator, with protein MSPRTKQQSESLREVSRTRIMEAALGLFAGKGFAATSISDIAGVAGISKGLMYNYFAGKDELLEHVLQMLLGRVSEVFAPALAVTDPCKRLEALIRTSFEMLKSDPAIWKMFITLSLQLDKQSNAYAIVSSYWSNMFSNAIAIFTEMGVKNPQETAFRYGAVMDGMAVQLLMFGNERFLHFDETLEMFIKEFCSTSTKEK; from the coding sequence ATGTCACCACGTACTAAACAACAGTCAGAAAGCCTGCGCGAGGTAAGCCGCACCAGGATTATGGAGGCCGCCCTGGGCTTGTTTGCCGGGAAGGGGTTTGCGGCAACGTCGATAAGTGATATCGCCGGGGTAGCAGGGATTTCGAAGGGGCTGATGTATAACTATTTCGCAGGTAAGGACGAGTTGCTTGAACATGTTCTGCAGATGCTGCTTGGCAGAGTAAGCGAGGTGTTTGCTCCGGCACTGGCGGTGACGGATCCGTGCAAGCGGCTGGAAGCACTGATCCGGACAAGTTTCGAAATGCTGAAATCAGATCCGGCAATATGGAAAATGTTTATCACACTGTCGCTCCAGCTTGACAAGCAGTCAAATGCATACGCAATCGTAAGCAGCTACTGGAGTAATATGTTCAGTAATGCTATTGCCATCTTCACCGAAATGGGGGTAAAGAATCCACAGGAAACGGCGTTCCGCTATGGTGCTGTGATGGACGGGATGGCGGTGCAACTTCTGATGTTCGGCAATGAGCGGTTCCTGCACTTCGACGAAACACTGGAAATGTTTATTAAAGAGTTCTGTTCAACATCAACAAAGGAAAAATAA
- a CDS encoding ABC transporter permease: MLYVKLAWRNVWRNKRRSMITVASIMFSVFFAVFIRALQLGMYDSMTDAVVRSWYGYVQVHAQGYWDEQSLDNTFPRDVATESELLKQSSVAGVVPRLEGFALLTYADKVRGVHLSGINPTAEDEMSELRKRVVSGAYITDSDSAVLVSEGLARYLGIHTGDSLAMVGMGFNASTAAGKYSVKGVVKLASTQANNASVFLPLAAAQSFYGTDNRLTALALLLKPGADATETVQALQHTLDTKKYEVMSWQEMLPELVQMIQVDSAGGQIMVFILYMVISFGIFGTVLMMVAERRYEFGVLLSVGMSRIRLSRILVLESLLISTIGVLSGIVISRPFIHYFHQNPITLTGRAADTLRNFGFDPVMPTLLSLSIPVTHGAAVLTVAVLLSAYSIVSVYKLDPLKASRR, encoded by the coding sequence ATGCTGTACGTAAAACTTGCCTGGAGGAACGTTTGGAGGAACAAGCGGCGTAGTATGATCACGGTTGCGTCAATCATGTTCTCGGTGTTCTTTGCAGTGTTCATTCGCGCACTGCAGTTGGGGATGTATGACTCTATGACCGATGCCGTGGTGCGTAGCTGGTACGGTTACGTTCAGGTTCATGCGCAAGGATACTGGGATGAACAGTCACTTGATAACACGTTCCCGCGTGATGTGGCAACAGAGTCTGAACTGCTCAAACAGAGCTCGGTTGCCGGTGTTGTTCCCAGACTTGAAGGCTTTGCCTTGCTTACCTATGCCGATAAGGTACGCGGAGTTCACCTCTCAGGGATCAACCCCACGGCAGAGGACGAGATGTCGGAGCTGCGCAAACGGGTTGTCAGCGGAGCCTACATAACCGACTCAGACAGTGCAGTGCTCGTGTCAGAGGGGCTTGCACGGTACCTTGGAATTCACACCGGCGATTCATTGGCAATGGTCGGCATGGGGTTTAATGCCAGTACTGCCGCAGGCAAATACAGTGTGAAGGGTGTTGTAAAACTTGCTTCAACACAGGCCAACAATGCGTCCGTATTCCTACCGCTTGCCGCTGCACAGTCGTTTTACGGAACGGATAACAGACTCACGGCGCTGGCGTTGCTTTTAAAACCCGGCGCGGATGCTACTGAAACAGTGCAAGCACTTCAGCACACTCTGGATACAAAAAAATACGAGGTTATGTCGTGGCAGGAAATGCTCCCCGAGCTGGTTCAGATGATACAGGTTGACAGTGCAGGCGGACAGATCATGGTGTTCATTCTGTACATGGTAATCTCGTTTGGCATCTTTGGCACCGTCTTGATGATGGTAGCCGAACGGCGCTATGAGTTTGGCGTTCTTCTCTCGGTTGGCATGAGCCGGATACGGCTAAGCCGGATACTGGTGCTTGAGTCGCTGTTGATTTCAACAATTGGTGTGTTGAGTGGAATCGTGATTTCCCGCCCCTTTATCCACTACTTTCATCAGAATCCAATAACACTAACCGGCAGGGCAGCCGATACTCTCCGAAACTTCGGCTTCGACCCTGTTATGCCAACGCTTCTCAGTTTATCAATTCCGGTTACTCATGGAGCGGCTGTACTGACCGTTGCAGTTCTTCTTTCTGCATATTCCATTGTATCGGTTTACAAATTGGATCCACTAAAAGCATCGAGGCGTTAA
- a CDS encoding ABC transporter permease, with protein MILKIAWKNLWRNKLRSSVLICSIALGISAGLFLMAMTRGLNTQRIQNAIGSGLGHIQIHHPDYIAEKSTAYQITDTAYVTEVLSGIPGNKKWTYHWNCFGMAASATGGYGISLVGINPLTEQQVTSIASSITEGSYFGSSRRNQVVIGEQLARKLKVKLNNKIVLTFQDANDNMISNAFRVTGIYRTASSRFDESTVFVSRHDINNLIGSASGIHEAVVMLDNTDLQQAAMLIAGKMPELAVRTWDEVSPELGYANELMSIALSVFILIIIIAMSFGIINTMLMAVLERQRELGMLMAIGMSKARVFAMILVETLCIALIGGPAGIIAAFLGISYFGAKGIDLSSVGSGLDSLGIGSVIYTQLDLQMYIIITVTVILTSILAAVYPSARAVRLRPAEVIRKS; from the coding sequence ATGATACTAAAAATCGCATGGAAAAACCTGTGGCGGAATAAACTGCGCAGTAGTGTCCTGATATGCTCCATTGCACTGGGAATCTCAGCCGGTTTATTCCTGATGGCGATGACAAGGGGCTTGAACACACAGCGAATCCAGAATGCAATTGGCTCCGGACTCGGACATATTCAGATTCATCACCCCGATTACATTGCCGAAAAAAGTACCGCGTATCAGATTACTGATACTGCCTACGTTACCGAGGTGCTCAGCGGCATTCCGGGTAACAAGAAGTGGACGTATCACTGGAACTGTTTTGGTATGGCTGCCTCGGCAACCGGCGGCTACGGCATCAGCCTGGTTGGTATTAACCCACTCACGGAGCAGCAGGTAACGAGCATTGCATCAAGCATCACGGAAGGCAGTTACTTTGGTTCGTCACGTCGCAACCAGGTTGTTATTGGTGAACAGCTTGCCAGGAAACTGAAAGTAAAATTAAATAACAAAATTGTACTAACGTTTCAGGATGCTAATGACAACATGATCTCGAATGCATTCCGTGTAACAGGAATCTATCGTACTGCATCGTCGCGGTTTGACGAATCCACGGTATTCGTTTCCCGGCACGATATCAATAATCTGATTGGGTCAGCCTCGGGTATTCATGAGGCGGTTGTAATGCTGGATAACACCGATCTGCAGCAGGCGGCAATGCTAATCGCCGGTAAAATGCCTGAGCTCGCAGTGCGCACATGGGACGAAGTGAGTCCGGAGCTTGGCTACGCCAACGAACTCATGTCTATCGCACTCTCGGTATTCATTCTCATCATCATCATCGCGATGTCATTTGGCATTATCAACACCATGCTCATGGCAGTGCTCGAGAGGCAGCGTGAGCTTGGCATGCTCATGGCAATTGGCATGAGTAAGGCAAGAGTCTTTGCAATGATACTTGTAGAAACACTGTGCATTGCTTTGATCGGAGGGCCGGCCGGGATTATTGCTGCATTTTTGGGCATCAGCTACTTTGGTGCAAAAGGGATAGATCTTTCCTCAGTTGGCAGTGGCCTTGACAGCCTGGGCATTGGCAGTGTTATCTACACGCAACTCGACCTGCAGATGTACATCATCATCACAGTAACTGTAATTCTTACATCAATTCTGGCGGCGGTTTACCCTTCGGCACGAGCCGTTCGTCTGCGCCCTGCCGAAGTTATTCGAAAGAGTTAA
- a CDS encoding ABC transporter ATP-binding protein, with the protein MSLIQITNLYRTYNATTIPVQALNGISLTVEAGEFTAIVGPSGSGKTTLLNMIGGLDSATGGSIRIGGMDITNFTGSELINFRLKYIGFVFQAYNLIPVLTAKENVEFIMLLQNHDKEEREKRAMELLEEVGLADRADNKPSEMSGGQQQRVAVARALASKPQYVLADEPTANLDGASTRKLLDTMAMLNRIENTTFIFSTHDQRVIERARRVITLEDGLVTEDFRR; encoded by the coding sequence ATGTCACTCATACAAATCACTAACCTGTACCGGACCTACAATGCAACAACGATACCGGTACAGGCACTGAACGGTATTTCGCTTACCGTAGAGGCCGGCGAGTTTACCGCCATCGTCGGGCCTTCAGGGTCCGGCAAAACCACCCTGCTAAACATGATTGGCGGACTTGACTCGGCCACCGGAGGTAGTATCCGGATTGGGGGGATGGATATAACAAACTTTACAGGAAGCGAACTCATCAACTTTAGGCTGAAATACATTGGCTTCGTGTTCCAGGCGTACAACCTGATACCGGTGCTGACCGCAAAGGAAAATGTTGAGTTCATCATGCTGTTGCAAAATCATGATAAAGAGGAACGCGAGAAACGAGCAATGGAGCTACTCGAGGAAGTTGGTCTTGCCGACAGGGCAGATAATAAGCCGTCCGAAATGTCGGGAGGACAGCAGCAACGTGTTGCCGTGGCACGAGCGCTTGCGTCAAAACCACAGTATGTGCTGGCCGATGAGCCAACAGCGAATCTTGACGGTGCTTCTACCCGGAAGCTGCTTGATACCATGGCGATGCTGAACCGCATCGAAAACACTACTTTCATCTTTTCAACACATGACCAACGTGTCATCGAACGAGCGCGACGGGTAATCACGCTTGAAGATGGCCTGGTTACGGAGGATTTCAGACGATGA
- a CDS encoding chloride channel protein, whose translation MNTINIQSGISIAPSLYPALEAEQYQQQPRSNKKRLLRISAIAFVIAVVVSVIAKGLMYLIDFVTNMSFFGSPTFDYASPAGNSLGVFVVVVPVIGGLIVGVMALYGSKAIRGHGIPEALEQILTNQSKIKPAVTYLKPLASAITIGTGGPFGAEGPIIATGGALGSTIGQILRITHNERKILLAAGATAGMAAIFGTPIAAVLLAIEMLLFEFSPRSLLPVAIACVVGAAGHHVLFGQQPVFAMGDIAAASNTALVVYGGLGIVIGILSVFVSKAVYYVEELFSKLPVHWMWWPAIGGAVVGVVGYFAPRTLGVGYENITDVLSGSLTVQMIAILCVMKFVSWVIALGSGTSGGTLAPLLTIGSTAGALIGMGILIVFPSAGITIQLAALVGMAAMFAGASRALLTSIIFAFETTAQTNALIPLVVTCVAAYLVSFFLMEHTIMTEKIARRGVKAPDSYQADLLEQVTVAQMLKGDGTVLKSENTIAEVLNLLSTEPDNYSNYFIVTNNDGSYQGIISSSNLFAAHHNPEKSVASLIKRRPVFVYANNSLRSAVEIMANENVDVLPVVSGDNMVVVGVLSYRDILATYKHEVNEHEIHQPNIIVKRRSLQMLVRWRRMVGRVQHKSDNSKT comes from the coding sequence ATGAACACCATCAACATACAGTCGGGGATTTCTATTGCTCCTTCACTGTATCCGGCATTAGAGGCTGAACAATACCAGCAACAGCCGCGATCGAATAAAAAGCGACTTCTTAGAATCTCAGCTATCGCATTTGTTATTGCCGTAGTGGTAAGCGTGATTGCTAAGGGGCTTATGTATCTGATAGATTTTGTTACCAACATGTCGTTCTTTGGAAGTCCCACATTCGATTATGCATCGCCGGCAGGGAATTCACTTGGCGTGTTTGTAGTTGTTGTACCGGTAATAGGCGGGCTCATCGTAGGTGTAATGGCATTGTATGGGTCAAAGGCAATACGTGGACACGGTATTCCGGAAGCACTGGAGCAGATATTAACAAATCAGAGTAAAATCAAACCGGCGGTAACATACCTGAAGCCTCTTGCGTCGGCAATTACGATTGGAACTGGTGGACCATTTGGCGCAGAAGGACCTATCATAGCCACCGGTGGTGCCCTTGGATCAACGATCGGACAGATTCTACGGATAACGCATAACGAACGAAAGATTCTGCTGGCAGCCGGAGCTACAGCGGGGATGGCTGCAATCTTCGGCACTCCGATAGCGGCTGTCCTCCTGGCCATCGAGATGTTACTGTTTGAGTTCTCGCCAAGGTCGCTCCTACCGGTAGCTATTGCGTGTGTGGTGGGTGCTGCTGGGCACCATGTGTTGTTTGGTCAGCAGCCTGTGTTTGCAATGGGCGATATTGCCGCAGCCTCCAACACAGCGCTGGTTGTATATGGTGGCCTGGGTATCGTGATTGGCATACTGTCAGTTTTCGTTAGTAAGGCAGTGTATTATGTTGAAGAACTGTTCAGTAAACTACCCGTACACTGGATGTGGTGGCCTGCCATCGGAGGTGCGGTGGTGGGTGTGGTTGGATATTTTGCGCCGCGCACTCTTGGAGTTGGATACGAGAATATTACAGACGTGCTGTCGGGCAGCCTTACCGTACAGATGATCGCCATCCTCTGCGTCATGAAATTTGTTTCGTGGGTGATTGCATTGGGCAGCGGCACTTCAGGCGGGACTCTTGCGCCACTCCTAACCATTGGAAGCACGGCCGGTGCACTGATTGGCATGGGAATTCTAATTGTGTTCCCGTCGGCCGGTATTACGATACAATTGGCTGCACTTGTAGGTATGGCGGCGATGTTTGCCGGTGCTTCACGTGCGCTGTTAACATCAATCATATTTGCCTTTGAGACAACGGCACAGACCAATGCGCTGATACCGTTGGTGGTAACGTGTGTGGCAGCATATCTGGTATCGTTCTTCCTGATGGAGCACACGATCATGACAGAGAAGATTGCACGGCGTGGCGTTAAAGCGCCCGATTCATATCAGGCTGACTTGCTTGAGCAGGTAACCGTAGCCCAAATGCTTAAGGGTGATGGTACGGTGCTTAAGTCCGAGAATACAATTGCTGAAGTGCTGAACCTGCTGAGCACTGAGCCGGATAACTACTCAAACTACTTTATCGTTACCAACAACGACGGTAGCTATCAAGGAATTATCAGCTCGTCGAACCTGTTTGCTGCACATCATAACCCGGAGAAATCAGTTGCCAGTTTGATTAAGCGACGTCCGGTATTTGTGTATGCAAACAACTCGCTGCGTTCTGCCGTCGAAATCATGGCCAACGAAAATGTTGACGTGTTGCCGGTTGTGTCCGGTGACAACATGGTCGTGGTTGGCGTACTGTCATACCGCGATATCCTGGCCACGTACAAACACGAAGTTAACGAGCACGAGATCCATCAGCCTAACATCATTGTAAAGAGGCGCAGTCTGCAAATGCTGGTTCGCTGGAGGAGGATGGTGGGTCGTGTGCAGCACAAATCAGACAACAGTAAAACGTAG